The following coding sequences lie in one Xiphophorus maculatus strain JP 163 A chromosome 4, X_maculatus-5.0-male, whole genome shotgun sequence genomic window:
- the LOC102224001 gene encoding sodium/potassium/calcium exchanger 1-like isoform X1, with product MQSPQRRRLKRSRVLFFVSGALLCCIYTLSLKTRQSPAPGRTDAGGGHGALEVRLREVRASNESLESTMPPLVMVVNRTDLEQCVYVDPRLARAPPTPPLLTTTAPPPQDPTQPPQSQGDYPEDIFSVEQRRRGWVVLHIIGMTYMFVALAIVCDEFFVPALEVIAAKLKISDDVAGATFMAAGGSAPELFTSLIGVFISHSNVGIGTIVGSAVFNILFVIGMCAIFSREMLHLTWWPLFRDVTFYILDLIMLIVFFLDNVIWWWESALLVLGYMSYVVFMKFNSQIEQTFKSQLSKHVSIVKVWSTAEPEKDSEAAPPPPPPPLPPPPAAPLPPPAADPQKMENKPKPEAAPAAAGSPEHNNQQPETQEDKDRLRVRPVLQRGGSSASLHNTSLRSTIFQLMIHTLDPLGEEAALRGAARTGRPKKITEETSFNGDVKGEGLVQKKAKNKVKPLDVSVTEKQQNKSHHQRAEDAGHKQKSEQIASAGTPGGAAAQPSTSQPPAEETPQKTSEESKAAESAGETGGSQDSVQEDGGEDESGDSSESEEEEEEKENKEAEEQEKEEESTPLSLGWPDMPRKRATYLFLLPIVFPLWLTLPDVRNQESRRFFIITFIGSIFWIGIFSYLMVWWAHQVGETIGISEEIMGLTILAAGTSIPDLITSVIVARKGLGDMAVSSSVGSNIFDITVGLPVPWLIYTVIYGKPVAVSSNGLFCAIVLLFLMLLFVIISIAACRWKMSKKLGVTMFALYFVFLILSVLLEDRILICPVSI from the exons ATGCAGTCGCCCCAGCGGAGGAGGCTGAAGCGCAGCCGCGTCCTCTTCTTCGTGTCGGGCGCGCTGCTGTGTTGCATCTATACTCTGAGTCTGAAGACCAGGCAGTCTCCAGCCCCCGGCAGGACTGATGCCGGGGGCGGCCACGGCGCCCTGGAGGTCAGACTTCGGGAGGTGAGGGCGTCCAATGAGTCGCTGGAGAGCACCATGCCTCCTCTGGTGATGGTCGTCAACAGGACGGATCTGGAGCAGTGCGTCTACGTGGATCCCCGACTTGCCAGAGCGCCTCCAACTCCCCCGCTGCTGACCACCACGGCCCCTCCTCCTCAAGACCCAACCCAGCCCCCGCAAAGTCAGGGGGACTACCCGGAAGACATCTTCTCAGTGGAGCAGAGGCGCCGAGGGTGGGTGGTCCTCCACATCATCGGGATGACCTACATGTTCGTTGCCCTGGCCATCGTCTGCGACGAGTTCTTCGTCCCCGCGTTGGAGGTCATCGCCGCCAAGCTGAAGATCTCCGACGACGTGGCCGGGGCCACCTTCATGGCGGCTGGCGGCTCCGCCCCGGAGCTCTTCACTTCCCTCATCGGGGTCTTCATCTCCCACAGCAACGTGGGCATCGGCACCATCGTGGGGTCTGCCGTCTTCAACATCCTGTTCGTGATTGGCATGTGCGCCATCTTTTCCCGGGAGATGTTGCACCTCACCTGGTGGCCGCTCTTCCGGGACGTGACCTTCTACATCCTGGACCTCATCATGCTCATCGTCTTCTTCCTGGACAACGTGATCTGGTGGTGGGAGAGCGCGCTGCTGGTGCTGGGCTACATGAGCTACGTAGTCTTCATGAAGTTCAACAGTCAGATTGAACAGACGTTCAAAAGCCAGCTCAGCAAACACGTGAGCATCGTCAAGGTGTGGAGCACAGCCGAGCCGGAGAAG GACAGTGAagccgctcctcctcctcctcctcctcctcttcctcctcctcctgctgctcctcttcctcctcctgctgctgatccccaaaaaatggaaaacaaaccgAAACCTGAAGCTGCGCCGGCTGCAGCGGGAAGCCCTGAGCACAACAACCAGCAGCCAGAAACTCAAGAGGACAAAGATCGGCTCCGG GTGCGTCCAGTTTTACAGCGAGGCGGCAGCTCGGCGTCGCTCCACAACACGTCCCTGAGGAGCACCATCTTCCAGCTGATGATCCACACACTGGATCCGCTGGGAGAAG AAGCAGCCCTCCGGGGCGCCGCCAGAACCGGTCGGCCAAAGAAAATCACAGAAG AAACGTCCTTTAATGGTGATGTCAAAGGGGAGGGGCTTGTGCAGAAGAAAG CAAAGAACAAAGTAAAACCTCTGGATGTCTCGGTGACAGAGAAACAGCAGAACAAGTCACATCACCAACGCGCTGAAG ATGCGGGTCACAAACAGAAGTCAGAGCAAATTGCTTCTGCTGGAACACCAGGGGGCGCCGCAGCTCAGCCGTCCACCTCGCAGCCTCCAGCAGAGGAGACTCCGCAGAAAACCTCAGAGGAGTCAAAG GCAGCAGAATCAGCTGGAGAAACTGGAGGATCGCAGGACAGCGTCCAGGAAGATGGCGGCGAAGACGAAAGCGGCGACTCTAGTGAGAgcgaggaagaagaggaagaaaaggaaaacaaagaagcagaagaacaagagaaggaagaggagagcACGCCGTTGTCCTTGGGGTGGCCCGACATGCCGCGGAAACGGGCCACATACCTGTTCCTGCTGCCCATCGTGTTCCCGCTGTGGCTCACGCTGCCGGACGTCCGCAACCAG GAGTCCAGAAGATTCTTTATCATCACGTTTATCGGCTCCATCTTCTGGATCGGCATCTTCTCCTACCTGATGGTGTGGTGGGCGCATCAG GTAGGCGAGACTATCGGCATTTCTGAGGAGATCATGGGCCTGACCATCCTGGCGGCAGGGACGTCCATCCCAGACCTCATCACCAGCGTGATTGTAGCTCGGAAAGGTTTGGGAGACATGGCCGTCTCCAGCTCCGTGGGAAGCAACATCTTCGACATCACAGTTGG CCTGCCCGTCCCCTGGCTCATCTACACCGTCATCTACGGCAAGCCGGTGGCGGTCAGCTCCAACGGCCTGTTCTGCGCCATCGTGCTGCTCTTCCTCATGCTCCTCTTTGTCATCATCTCCATCGCCGCCTGCCGCTGGAAGATGAGCAAAAAGCTGGGCGTCACCATGTTCGCCCTGTACTTTGTGTTCCTCATCCTCAGTGTCCTGCTGGAGGACCGCATCCTCATCTGTCCCGTCTCAATCTGA
- the LOC102224001 gene encoding sodium/potassium/calcium exchanger 1-like isoform X2 — MQSPQRRRLKRSRVLFFVSGALLCCIYTLSLKTRQSPAPGRTDAGGGHGALEVRLREVRASNESLESTMPPLVMVVNRTDLEQCVYVDPRLARAPPTPPLLTTTAPPPQDPTQPPQSQGDYPEDIFSVEQRRRGWVVLHIIGMTYMFVALAIVCDEFFVPALEVIAAKLKISDDVAGATFMAAGGSAPELFTSLIGVFISHSNVGIGTIVGSAVFNILFVIGMCAIFSREMLHLTWWPLFRDVTFYILDLIMLIVFFLDNVIWWWESALLVLGYMSYVVFMKFNSQIEQTFKSQLSKHVSIVKVWSTAEPEKDSEAAPPPPPPPLPPPPAAPLPPPAADPQKMENKPKPEAAPAAAGSPEHNNQQPETQEDKDRLRVRPVLQRGGSSASLHNTSLRSTIFQLMIHTLDPLGEDAGHKQKSEQIASAGTPGGAAAQPSTSQPPAEETPQKTSEESKAAESAGETGGSQDSVQEDGGEDESGDSSESEEEEEEKENKEAEEQEKEEESTPLSLGWPDMPRKRATYLFLLPIVFPLWLTLPDVRNQESRRFFIITFIGSIFWIGIFSYLMVWWAHQVGETIGISEEIMGLTILAAGTSIPDLITSVIVARKGLGDMAVSSSVGSNIFDITVGLPVPWLIYTVIYGKPVAVSSNGLFCAIVLLFLMLLFVIISIAACRWKMSKKLGVTMFALYFVFLILSVLLEDRILICPVSI, encoded by the exons ATGCAGTCGCCCCAGCGGAGGAGGCTGAAGCGCAGCCGCGTCCTCTTCTTCGTGTCGGGCGCGCTGCTGTGTTGCATCTATACTCTGAGTCTGAAGACCAGGCAGTCTCCAGCCCCCGGCAGGACTGATGCCGGGGGCGGCCACGGCGCCCTGGAGGTCAGACTTCGGGAGGTGAGGGCGTCCAATGAGTCGCTGGAGAGCACCATGCCTCCTCTGGTGATGGTCGTCAACAGGACGGATCTGGAGCAGTGCGTCTACGTGGATCCCCGACTTGCCAGAGCGCCTCCAACTCCCCCGCTGCTGACCACCACGGCCCCTCCTCCTCAAGACCCAACCCAGCCCCCGCAAAGTCAGGGGGACTACCCGGAAGACATCTTCTCAGTGGAGCAGAGGCGCCGAGGGTGGGTGGTCCTCCACATCATCGGGATGACCTACATGTTCGTTGCCCTGGCCATCGTCTGCGACGAGTTCTTCGTCCCCGCGTTGGAGGTCATCGCCGCCAAGCTGAAGATCTCCGACGACGTGGCCGGGGCCACCTTCATGGCGGCTGGCGGCTCCGCCCCGGAGCTCTTCACTTCCCTCATCGGGGTCTTCATCTCCCACAGCAACGTGGGCATCGGCACCATCGTGGGGTCTGCCGTCTTCAACATCCTGTTCGTGATTGGCATGTGCGCCATCTTTTCCCGGGAGATGTTGCACCTCACCTGGTGGCCGCTCTTCCGGGACGTGACCTTCTACATCCTGGACCTCATCATGCTCATCGTCTTCTTCCTGGACAACGTGATCTGGTGGTGGGAGAGCGCGCTGCTGGTGCTGGGCTACATGAGCTACGTAGTCTTCATGAAGTTCAACAGTCAGATTGAACAGACGTTCAAAAGCCAGCTCAGCAAACACGTGAGCATCGTCAAGGTGTGGAGCACAGCCGAGCCGGAGAAG GACAGTGAagccgctcctcctcctcctcctcctcctcttcctcctcctcctgctgctcctcttcctcctcctgctgctgatccccaaaaaatggaaaacaaaccgAAACCTGAAGCTGCGCCGGCTGCAGCGGGAAGCCCTGAGCACAACAACCAGCAGCCAGAAACTCAAGAGGACAAAGATCGGCTCCGG GTGCGTCCAGTTTTACAGCGAGGCGGCAGCTCGGCGTCGCTCCACAACACGTCCCTGAGGAGCACCATCTTCCAGCTGATGATCCACACACTGGATCCGCTGGGAGAAG ATGCGGGTCACAAACAGAAGTCAGAGCAAATTGCTTCTGCTGGAACACCAGGGGGCGCCGCAGCTCAGCCGTCCACCTCGCAGCCTCCAGCAGAGGAGACTCCGCAGAAAACCTCAGAGGAGTCAAAG GCAGCAGAATCAGCTGGAGAAACTGGAGGATCGCAGGACAGCGTCCAGGAAGATGGCGGCGAAGACGAAAGCGGCGACTCTAGTGAGAgcgaggaagaagaggaagaaaaggaaaacaaagaagcagaagaacaagagaaggaagaggagagcACGCCGTTGTCCTTGGGGTGGCCCGACATGCCGCGGAAACGGGCCACATACCTGTTCCTGCTGCCCATCGTGTTCCCGCTGTGGCTCACGCTGCCGGACGTCCGCAACCAG GAGTCCAGAAGATTCTTTATCATCACGTTTATCGGCTCCATCTTCTGGATCGGCATCTTCTCCTACCTGATGGTGTGGTGGGCGCATCAG GTAGGCGAGACTATCGGCATTTCTGAGGAGATCATGGGCCTGACCATCCTGGCGGCAGGGACGTCCATCCCAGACCTCATCACCAGCGTGATTGTAGCTCGGAAAGGTTTGGGAGACATGGCCGTCTCCAGCTCCGTGGGAAGCAACATCTTCGACATCACAGTTGG CCTGCCCGTCCCCTGGCTCATCTACACCGTCATCTACGGCAAGCCGGTGGCGGTCAGCTCCAACGGCCTGTTCTGCGCCATCGTGCTGCTCTTCCTCATGCTCCTCTTTGTCATCATCTCCATCGCCGCCTGCCGCTGGAAGATGAGCAAAAAGCTGGGCGTCACCATGTTCGCCCTGTACTTTGTGTTCCTCATCCTCAGTGTCCTGCTGGAGGACCGCATCCTCATCTGTCCCGTCTCAATCTGA
- the LOC102221140 gene encoding very-long-chain (3R)-3-hydroxyacyl-CoA dehydratase-like isoform X2 → MQILTPQVFWAQRHGEIFLRVELSDASDVDISLQGHNTLQFRAQGHGAKGDNQYEFNLEFLEPVKPEIHQKLTQRQVDIKIRKRDERWWERLTLREKKPLFLAPDFDRWLDESDAEMELQAKARTRQTTLREKRGKNENHEREFTYISLKKGYLFMYNLVQFLGFSWIFVNMTVRLFILGQDSFYDTFHTTADMMYFCQMMAVLEVVNPLLGLVKTGFFPAMIQVAGRNVILFVIFGCLDEMQNKAVVFYVFYLWSSIEIFRYPFYMLACIGTDWKPLTWLRYSLWIPLYPLGVVAEAVAVIQSLPIFDETRLFSVPLPSALGHSLSFSYTLQLYLVVMFLGLFINFRHLYKQRQRRYRSRKRKVH, encoded by the exons ATGCAGATCCTGACTCCGCAGGTTTTCTGGGCGCAGCGGCACGGAGAGATTTTTCTCCGGGTGGAACTGAGCGATGCTTCG gaCGTTGATATCAGTTTGCAGGGGCACAACACCCTCCAGTTCAGAG CTCAGGGTCATGGAGCTAAAGGAGACAACCAGTATGAGTTCAACCTGGAGTTCCTGGAACCAGTTAAACCAGAG ATCCACCAAAAGTTGACGCAGCGCCAGGTGGACATTAAGATCCGGAAGCGGGACGAGCGCTGGTGGGAGCGGCTGACGCTGCGGGAGAAGAAGCCGCTGTTTCTGGCTCCGGACTTCGACCGCTGGTTGGATGAGTCGGATGCCGAGATGGAGCTCCAGGCCAAGGCAAGAACCAGACAAACAACTCtgagggagaaaagaggaaaaaatgaaaatcatgaaAGAGAATTCA CCTACATCAGCCTGAAGAAGGGATACTTGTTCATGTACAACCTGGTGCAGTTCCTGGGATTCTCCTGGATCTTCGTCAACATGACCGTTCGACTCTTCATCCTCGGTCAAG ACTCGTTCTACGACACCTTCCACACCACGGCGGACATGATGTATTTCTGCCAGATGATGGCCGTGCTGGAGGTCGTCAACCCCTTACTGGGTCTGGTTAAAACCGGATTCTTCCCTGCGATGATCCAG GTGGCGGGGAGGAACGTCATTTTGTTCGTCATCTTCGGCTGCCTGGACGAGATGCAGAACAAGGCCGTGGTGTTCTATGTCTTCTACCTGTGGAGCTCCATCGAGATCTTCAG ATATCCGTTCTACATGCTGGCCTGCATCGGCACAGACTGGAAGCCGCTGACGTGGCTCAGGTACAGCCTGTGGATCCCTCTGTACCCGCTGGGGGTCGTAGCTGAAG cGGTGGCTGTGATCCAGTCCCTGCCCATCTTTGACGAGACGCGTCTGTTCAGCGTCCCGCTGCCCTCCGCGCTCGGACACTCGTTAAGTTTCTCCTACACGCTGCAGCTCTACCTGGTCGTCATGTTTCTGG GACTCTTCATTAACTTCAGACATCTGTACAAGCAGAGACAGAGACGCTACCGATCCAGGAAAAGGAAAGTCCACTAA
- the LOC102221140 gene encoding very-long-chain (3R)-3-hydroxyacyl-CoA dehydratase-like isoform X1: MQILTPQVFWAQRHGEIFLRVELSDASDVDISLQGHNTLQFRAQGHGAKGDNQYEFNLEFLEPVKPEIHQKLTQRQVDIKIRKRDERWWERLTLREKKPLFLAPDFDRWLDESDAEMELQAKEKINKISVESRVRKDPYISLKKGYLFMYNLVQFLGFSWIFVNMTVRLFILGQDSFYDTFHTTADMMYFCQMMAVLEVVNPLLGLVKTGFFPAMIQVAGRNVILFVIFGCLDEMQNKAVVFYVFYLWSSIEIFRYPFYMLACIGTDWKPLTWLRYSLWIPLYPLGVVAEAVAVIQSLPIFDETRLFSVPLPSALGHSLSFSYTLQLYLVVMFLGLFINFRHLYKQRQRRYRSRKRKVH; the protein is encoded by the exons ATGCAGATCCTGACTCCGCAGGTTTTCTGGGCGCAGCGGCACGGAGAGATTTTTCTCCGGGTGGAACTGAGCGATGCTTCG gaCGTTGATATCAGTTTGCAGGGGCACAACACCCTCCAGTTCAGAG CTCAGGGTCATGGAGCTAAAGGAGACAACCAGTATGAGTTCAACCTGGAGTTCCTGGAACCAGTTAAACCAGAG ATCCACCAAAAGTTGACGCAGCGCCAGGTGGACATTAAGATCCGGAAGCGGGACGAGCGCTGGTGGGAGCGGCTGACGCTGCGGGAGAAGAAGCCGCTGTTTCTGGCTCCGGACTTCGACCGCTGGTTGGATGAGTCGGATGCCGAGATGGAGCTCCAGGCCAAG gAGAAAATCAACAAGATCAGCGTGGAGTCGAGAGTTCGTAAAGATC CCTACATCAGCCTGAAGAAGGGATACTTGTTCATGTACAACCTGGTGCAGTTCCTGGGATTCTCCTGGATCTTCGTCAACATGACCGTTCGACTCTTCATCCTCGGTCAAG ACTCGTTCTACGACACCTTCCACACCACGGCGGACATGATGTATTTCTGCCAGATGATGGCCGTGCTGGAGGTCGTCAACCCCTTACTGGGTCTGGTTAAAACCGGATTCTTCCCTGCGATGATCCAG GTGGCGGGGAGGAACGTCATTTTGTTCGTCATCTTCGGCTGCCTGGACGAGATGCAGAACAAGGCCGTGGTGTTCTATGTCTTCTACCTGTGGAGCTCCATCGAGATCTTCAG ATATCCGTTCTACATGCTGGCCTGCATCGGCACAGACTGGAAGCCGCTGACGTGGCTCAGGTACAGCCTGTGGATCCCTCTGTACCCGCTGGGGGTCGTAGCTGAAG cGGTGGCTGTGATCCAGTCCCTGCCCATCTTTGACGAGACGCGTCTGTTCAGCGTCCCGCTGCCCTCCGCGCTCGGACACTCGTTAAGTTTCTCCTACACGCTGCAGCTCTACCTGGTCGTCATGTTTCTGG GACTCTTCATTAACTTCAGACATCTGTACAAGCAGAGACAGAGACGCTACCGATCCAGGAAAAGGAAAGTCCACTAA